A single genomic interval of Sebastes umbrosus isolate fSebUmb1 chromosome 11, fSebUmb1.pri, whole genome shotgun sequence harbors:
- the kcnv1 gene encoding potassium voltage-gated channel subfamily V member 1 — protein sequence MSLTYSLVAGAESYSDSTSPVSLDSSVFFSETTASGVRDPLDFFVINVGGSRYVLSQELLTSYPETRLGKLARCGRDLALELCDDADLLENEFFFDRNSQTFQYVMNYYRTGHLHVSEELCEISFLQEIEYWGIDELRINPCCRERYYRRKDQKENLDVGQEFEPEDTDEDFVGAACPALRRCLWDLLEKPESSRAARTFGSLSIFFVVVSVINMVLISLDLEEDFGVSDVGIGAPLLFDALEYVCVVWFTGELALRFLCVRDKCRFSKSVPNVIDLLAILPFYVTLAVESLHGGSTELENMGRVVQVLRLLRSLRMLKLGRHSTGLKSLGLTIAECYEEVGLLLLFLGVGISIFAAVVFSLERDLPATTFTSVPAAWWWATTSMTTVGYGDIRPDTVVGKVLAFLCILSGILILSLPIAIINERFSACYFTLKMKEAATRHGEMLKRLARGSVGWAGEGGGGGGVNLRDAYARNVLEMLKLHGQDRASTRSSGGEDLWW from the exons atGAGCCTCACCTACAGCTTGGTGGCGGGGGCGGAGTCGTACAGCGACAGCACCTCCCCGGTGTCTCTGGACTCCAGTGTTTTCTTCAGCGAGACGACGGCGTCCGGCGTCAGAGACCCGCTCGACTTCTTCGTCATCAACGTCGGGGGAAGTCGCTACGTGCTGTCGCAGGAGCTGCTGACGTCTTACCCGGAGACCCGGCTGGGGAAATTGGCCCGCTGCGGCCGAGACTTGGCGCTGGAGCTCTGCGACGACGCCGACCTCCTGGAGAACGAGTTCTTCTTTGACCGAAATTCACAGACCTTCCA ATACGTGATGAACTACTATCGGACGGGTCACCTGCACGTGAGCGAGGAGCTGTGTGAGATCTCCTTCCTGCAGGAGATCGAGTACTGGGGCATCGACGAGCTTCGCATCAACCCCTGCTGCCGCGAGCGTTACTACCGCCGCAAGGACCAGAAGGAAAATCTCGACGTAGGGCAAGAGTTTGAGCCCGAGGACACCGATGAGGACTTTGTGGGTGCCGCCTGCCCGGCTCTCCGTCGATGCCTGTGGGACCTACTGGAGAAACCCGAATCATCCCGCGCTGCTCGCACCTTCGGATCACTCTCAATCTTCTTCGTGGTGGTGTCAGTCATCAACATGGTGCTCATCTCGCTGGACTTAGAGGAGGACTTTGGCGTGAGCGACGTTGGCATCGGTGCACCGCTGCTGTTCGATGCCTTGGAGTacgtgtgtgtggtgtggttcACGGGCGAGCTGGCACTTCGGTTCCTCTGCGTGAGGGATAAGTGTCGCTTCAGTAAAAGTGTTCCCAACGTGATCGACCTGCTGGCCATCCTGCCGTTCTACGTGACGCTGGCGGTGGAGAGCCTCCACGGAGGATCCACAGAGCTGGAGAACATGGGCCGCGTGGTGCAGGTCCTCCGACTCCTCAGGTCGCTCCGTATGTTGAAGCTGGGACGACACTCGACAG GCCTCAAGTCTCTGGGTTTGACCATCGCTGAGTGCTACGAGGAGGTcggcctcctgctcctcttcctcggtGTCGGCATCTCCATCTTCGCCGCGGTGGTTTTCTCTCTGGAGCGCGACCTTCCCGCCACCACCTTCACCAGCGTGCCGGCCGCTTGGTGGTGGGCGACCACCTCCATGACCACGGTCGGCTACGGAGACATCCGGCCCGACACCGTCGTGGGGAAGGTGCTGGCCTTCCTCTGCATTCTGTCCGGGATCCTGATCCTGTCGCTCCCCATCGCCATCATCAACGAGCGCTTCTCCGCCTGCTACTTCACCCTGAAGATGAAGGAAGCGGCGACGCGGCACGGTGAGATGCTGAAGAGGCTGGCCCGCGGCTCGGTGGGGTGGGCgggtgagggaggagggggaggaggcgTCAACCTGAGGGACGCCTACGCCCGGAACGTCCTGGAGATGTTGAAGCTGCATGGGCAGGACCGGGCGAGCACCCGGAGCAGCGGAGGAGAAGACCTGTGGTGGTAG